A window from Streptomyces sp. NBC_00271 encodes these proteins:
- a CDS encoding glutamate decarboxylase: protein MPLHQGPEKPDERPVSVNPFFGEANPVGGMTEAPPKHRLPDGPLPPNTAYQVVHDDLMLDGNARLNLATFVTTWMEPQAGVLMGECRDKNMIDKDEYPRTAELERRCVAMLADLWNAPDPASTVGCSTTGSSEACMLAGMALKRRWMQRNADRYPGARPNLVMGVNVQVCWEKFCNFWEVEARQVPMEGDRFHLDPQAAAELCDENTIGVVGILGSTFDGSYEPIAELCAALDQLQERTGLDIPVHVDGASGAMIAPFLDPDLVWDFRLPRVSSINTSGHKYGLVYPGVGWALWRTAAELPEELVFRVNYLGGNMPTFALNFSRPGAQVVAQYYTFLRLGREGFRTVQQTTRDLARGLAERIEALEDFRLLTRGDELPVFAFTTAPHVTAYDVFDVSRRMRESGWLVPAYTFPANREDLSVLRVVCRNGFSVDLADLFIEDLSRLVPQLRKLPHPLTQDKEAATGFHH from the coding sequence ATGCCGCTCCACCAAGGTCCCGAGAAGCCCGACGAGCGACCGGTGTCCGTCAACCCCTTCTTCGGGGAGGCGAATCCGGTCGGGGGCATGACCGAGGCCCCGCCCAAGCACCGGCTTCCGGACGGGCCGCTGCCACCCAACACCGCGTATCAGGTCGTCCACGACGACCTGATGCTGGACGGGAACGCGCGGCTGAACCTCGCCACCTTCGTCACCACCTGGATGGAACCGCAGGCCGGGGTGCTGATGGGCGAGTGCCGGGACAAGAACATGATCGACAAGGACGAGTACCCGCGCACCGCCGAGCTGGAGCGCCGCTGCGTGGCGATGCTCGCGGACTTGTGGAACGCGCCGGATCCGGCGTCCACCGTCGGCTGTTCGACGACCGGGTCGAGCGAGGCGTGCATGCTCGCCGGCATGGCGCTGAAGCGGCGCTGGATGCAGCGGAACGCGGACCGCTACCCCGGAGCACGCCCCAATCTCGTGATGGGGGTGAACGTCCAGGTGTGCTGGGAGAAGTTCTGCAACTTCTGGGAGGTCGAGGCACGCCAGGTGCCCATGGAGGGCGACCGGTTCCATCTCGACCCACAGGCGGCGGCCGAGCTGTGCGACGAGAACACCATCGGGGTTGTCGGCATCCTCGGCTCCACCTTCGACGGGTCGTACGAGCCGATCGCCGAGCTGTGCGCGGCCCTCGACCAGCTCCAGGAGCGTACGGGCCTGGACATCCCCGTCCATGTCGACGGCGCGTCGGGCGCGATGATCGCGCCCTTCCTCGACCCGGACCTGGTCTGGGACTTCAGGTTGCCGCGGGTGTCCTCGATCAATACTTCGGGCCACAAGTACGGACTGGTCTACCCGGGCGTCGGCTGGGCGCTGTGGCGGACCGCCGCCGAGCTGCCCGAGGAACTCGTCTTCCGGGTCAACTACTTGGGCGGCAACATGCCCACCTTCGCCCTCAACTTCTCCCGTCCGGGCGCGCAGGTCGTGGCGCAGTACTACACGTTCCTACGGCTGGGCCGGGAGGGCTTCCGGACCGTGCAGCAGACGACCAGAGACCTGGCCCGCGGGCTCGCCGAGCGGATCGAGGCGCTGGAGGACTTCCGACTCCTCACCCGGGGCGACGAGTTGCCCGTCTTCGCTTTCACCACGGCACCCCATGTGACGGCGTACGACGTCTTCGACGTGTCCCGGCGCATGCGGGAGAGCGGCTGGCTGGTGCCCGCGTACACCTTCCCGGCCAACCGGGAGGACCTGTCCGTCCTGCGTGTGGTGTGCCGCAACGGCTTCTCGGTGGATCTCGCCGACCTGTTCATCGAGGACCTGAGCCGGTTGGTTCCCCAACTGCGCAAACTGCCGCATCCGCTGACCCAGGACAAGGAGGCGGCGACGGGGTTCCATCACTAG
- a CDS encoding ion channel protein, which translates to MSTDASTATPLRRLLPLIVPSVVVGVAAALVLLGVSLLADRFKDVLWETLPDAVGVGRYSVLWMVVMLTATGIAVGLVVWKVPGHAGPDPATTGLVDAPLPPRVLPGLLVATVLTLAGGVSLGPENPITAVNVALAYWLGTRVVPGSAVGLWVGLAVAGTIGALFGTPVAAALIFSEVLAGQPGPGALWDRLLPPLLAGGTGALTMALLEHPSFDLALPAYAGPHWGDLLSALVVASLAAAIGMTAVCDLPYVHGAFSRLRHPMVALPVGGLVLGLLGALGGPLTLFKGLDEVKTLAANPEGWSAGRFALMFVVKLAALVVATSCGFRGGRIFPSVFAGVALGLCAHALVPQVNPTLAVVCAVLGVLLAVTRQGWISLFTAAVLVAQPAVLPVLVLASVPAWLVVTGRPQMQLRADGSSIR; encoded by the coding sequence GTGAGCACCGATGCGTCCACGGCGACGCCCTTACGGCGTCTGCTGCCGTTGATCGTGCCCTCCGTGGTGGTCGGTGTGGCCGCGGCGCTCGTCCTGCTGGGCGTCAGCCTGCTCGCCGACCGCTTCAAGGACGTCCTGTGGGAGACCCTTCCGGACGCAGTGGGCGTGGGCCGCTACTCCGTGCTGTGGATGGTCGTGATGCTCACGGCGACCGGCATCGCGGTGGGTCTGGTGGTGTGGAAGGTACCGGGGCACGCGGGGCCGGATCCGGCGACCACGGGCCTGGTCGACGCTCCCCTGCCGCCCCGCGTTCTGCCCGGGCTGCTCGTCGCCACCGTCCTGACGCTGGCGGGCGGGGTGAGCCTGGGCCCCGAGAACCCGATCACGGCCGTCAATGTGGCCCTCGCCTACTGGCTCGGCACCCGCGTGGTCCCGGGCTCCGCAGTGGGGCTGTGGGTGGGCCTGGCGGTCGCGGGCACGATCGGCGCCCTGTTCGGCACGCCGGTGGCCGCCGCGCTGATCTTCTCCGAGGTACTGGCCGGGCAGCCGGGGCCCGGCGCCCTCTGGGACCGGCTGCTGCCGCCGCTGCTCGCGGGCGGCACGGGCGCGCTGACCATGGCGCTGCTGGAGCACCCGAGCTTCGACCTCGCGCTGCCCGCCTACGCGGGCCCCCACTGGGGCGACCTGCTGAGCGCCCTGGTGGTCGCCTCGTTGGCCGCGGCGATCGGGATGACCGCGGTGTGCGACCTCCCTTACGTCCACGGCGCCTTCTCGCGGCTCAGGCACCCCATGGTGGCGCTTCCCGTGGGCGGTCTCGTCCTGGGGCTGCTGGGGGCGCTGGGCGGGCCTCTGACGCTCTTCAAGGGCCTGGACGAGGTGAAGACGCTCGCGGCGAACCCGGAGGGCTGGTCGGCGGGACGGTTCGCGCTGATGTTCGTGGTGAAGCTGGCCGCGCTGGTGGTCGCCACCTCGTGCGGCTTCCGGGGCGGCCGGATCTTTCCCTCCGTGTTCGCCGGGGTAGCTCTCGGGCTGTGCGCGCACGCGTTGGTACCGCAGGTGAATCCCACGCTCGCCGTGGTGTGCGCGGTCCTGGGTGTGCTCCTGGCCGTCACCCGGCAGGGCTGGATCAGTCTGTTCACGGCGGCCGTCCTGGTGGCCCAGCCCGCCGTGCTGCCGGTGCTGGTGCTGGCCTCGGTACCGGCCTGGCTGGTCGTCACCGGACGCCCGCAGATGCAGCTGCGCGCCGACGGGAGCTCGATCCGGTGA